In Segatella copri, the DNA window CGAGGCAAAATGGACAGAGATTCCATTCATGGGCAAGAGCGTATCGGCAATGACTCTGATGCCATATACTAAGAGTGTAAAGGGAGCCAGCATCACTTACAAGTTTAAGATGCAAGTTAGCAAAACTTCGGATGGCAAGGCATTTAATGGCAAGCAGAAGATTCGCATTCATGTGATTACCAAATCAACCTTGGATTATCTCAACAAGGGCGGCTTAACCTATGGTGTAAGTTTAGATGGCGCTTCTCCTGTAGAGGTTAACTTCAACAAAGATTTGAACGAGAAGCCGGAGAACATCTACAATATTTATTATCCAACGATAGCCACTCGCATCGTGGACAAGGTGATAGAGCTAGAGCTGCCAGCCTCATCCGATGGCATCCACACCCTCACCCTCACTCCTAACGACCCAGCCATCGTCTTCGAGAAAATCGTGATTGATGGAAGAGGAGGGAAAAAGAGAGTCAAGGTGATTTAAAGGTAGCATATAATAAAAGGTATAGGCACGCACCCACGAAAGGATGCGTGCCTATTCTTTTTACGCAAACTATCACTATCTTCTTATGTTCCATACTTCGTAGCATTCATTTTTACATAAACAATCACAATAGTAACAAATAAATGAAAAAAAAGAGTATTTTTTAAATCTTTTTTGAGAAATATACGTTTATATGAGTAAAGTTAGAAACATAAAAACAAGAAACGAATGAATATAGACAACCCAAAACTCATAAAACAACTGGAGAGTCTTGTCGACAATCGGCAAGACTGGCTATTTCGTTTTGCCTATATTCGAATCGGGCAACGTGAGGATGCAGAAGATATTGTGCAAGAGGTGCTGCTTGCAGCTTTCAAGAAACTGAAAGAAGGGCAACAAGTGGAAGAGTTGGACCGCTACATCATTCGCTCTGTTAGCAACGCATGCCGAGACTACTTGCGCAAAAAACGTCCGCAAATCATTGCTATCAATGAAGCGGCAAGCATACCTAACAGCAATGGTGACAAACAAATACACGAGGAATTTCTCAGAATATCAAAACTGCTGGAAGATATTCCACAGGAGCAAGCGGAAATCGTAAGAATGAAATGTTACGACAACTTGACGTTCCGAGAGATAGCCGAACTGGAGGAGATACCAGAAGCTACCGTGAAATCTCGCTATCGCTATGCCATCCAACATATCCAACAACGACTCAGAAAGGAGAAAAGTATATGAAAGATCAAATGAACATCCATAATGACAAAGGATTTGAGGATATAGAGCAACTGCTCCAACCTCAATGTGATTTCCATGCCTCCTCCCAAACCAAGCAACAAGTAATAGAGAAGGCAAGGAAGAGCTTGGTCAGCCATCGCACCTTGCGTATCTTTCCATGGATTTGCGCAGCATGCGTGGCTGGCATCATCGCTATCATCCTGCAACCACCCAAGGATACCACTTCTGCGTCGGGCAATGCGACAATGGCTGTGAGAAAGGCTACACAGCCGATGCAAAAAGCTATGATGCAAGAAAAGAATTTGACGGCAGAAAAGGAAAATACAGCAGAAAAAGCCATCACAGAAGAGAGCAGGACATACGAGAAGAAAAAGACTTTCGCCAAGCTCAATGCTCCCAAAAGGGAGGCTAAACCTAAAGCTGAGTTTGGAGATGACATGCCAGACACCGAAGAAAAAGGTCTGGTACTCTTCCCTATGTCAACCTTGCCCGAAGAGCATCTTTTCAAAATGCAGACAGCAGAAGCTCAAGCCACTACAAGCAATGCCGTGCAAAGTGAGGATGACCGCCAACAAATACGGCGAATCACCGTAAAACTCTAAAGAATATATATATAATAAGGTATAAACATTAAAGAACAAAGAACATGAAAAAGTATATCATATATTTATTACTCATGATGTTCTCATCAATGGGAGCACAGGCACAAAAGTCTTATTTCAAAGAGGCTTTGGAGAAATTGGTAAGCAACAAGGCGTTCACCATGAATCAATCAGGAGCAAAAAATGAGGTTGGTGACACAGCACAATGGAGTTGGAAAAAATATCGCTTTAAAACTCTCAAGAAAGACAAGTTTCTCAAGGAACTGGACAGAATCAACAAGGCTTTTCAAAAAGATTGCAATCAGCCTGTAACTGACTTTTACTATATGGTAGATGGAAACAACAACCCACTGGAGAGATGGATGAACTTTGACATATCTGTAGGCAACGACCTTATTATGGTTGGAAATTTCTCGGCATATAGCGTCCTTATCAATCGCCAACAAATGGGTCACTCTGGCATGCGCAGAGTCTGTGCCATAGAATGGGGCCATATCATAGAGAATGGTTTGGTTAACGAAAAAGGCTATGAAGGAAACATCTGCATCGTAGAAGGAAAAGCTCCTTTAAACAAGCACCGCGTAGCTGACGAAATAAAACAGCAACCATATAATGCCGTCCACTATACAGGTGTTCTTACCCCAATAGACACCCAAGAAGAAAAGGCTGCTCCAAAAGAAGAGACTAAAGAAGAAAAAGAAGTGCCTAATGAGCAATTGACCAAGATGCTAAAAGATGCTCAGACCAACCTGAAAGGCAACTTTGAGATTATTGGCAAGCGTGACCCTGAACTTTGGGACCGTGGCTATTTTATCTGTTACAAAGACGAAACAGATATGTATGTAGAACCCATCCTTGTGGCTACCAACGGCACTAACTTCTCATACAAGCACGACCTGAAGGACATTACCATGGGAAGAGTGAGAGCACTGATGAAAGATGGAACCATCTGCTCGGAATGGATAGACATTCCTTTTGTACCAGGAGAGATAGCAGAGCTAAGCGTACACAATGGTTACTACAGCCTCACAGGATCAAGTTTCTATAAGCAGTGGGTGGAAGAGGAAAGCAAGAACCATGATGGCTGGGACGAGCGCAAGTATACGGCTTACGCACTCAGCAATATCCATTCTCCTGGCATCATCTGCTATCTGTTCTATCAGCATTTGATAAAAGGTTCTTCGAATCAAAAGAAAATATTCAAAGCCCTCCCAACAACTCTACAAGAGAATCATGTGGGTCGCTTTATCAAAAAGTATATGAACAATAAATTATAAAAATCTCAACTTTCAGTCACATTCATTTAATACATATGTGATGTAAGAAAGGACATACTGCATAGAACCCAATGCCACCTCTATCAGTTTTGATGGAGATGGCATTTTTGCTTCAAATTAGCGCATCCCCAATAGAGGTAAATTTCAATGCCGACATGAATGAGAAGCCAGAGAACATCTACAGCATTTACTATCCTACGATAACCACTCGATGAGTAATTTCTATCATTTTTACTCATTCAGAATGAGTAATTCTGAGCAAAAACACTCATTTCGAATGAGTATTTCTTGAAATTGGAAAGGATGAGATGGATGGTAATAATGTTGCGACTTATATGATGCAAGGAAGCAACCATAACGGTGCAAGGAAGCAACCATAACGGTGCAAGGAAGCAATTATAACGATGCAAGAAAGCAATTATAACAATTGCGTGACATTTGTCATGCGATTATACGACACTTATCATATGGTCGGATGACAAATGCCGTATAATCACATGACATATACCAATGTTTAAATAAACCTAATAGTTTACACCAAAAGATACAAGTTATCACATTATTATATATATTTGCATCATCTTTCATAGAAGACAAAGAATATAGAAAACAACGAACCATCAAACAACAAGAAATATGGAACTGAAATACGACATTTACATGCTCAACAATGCCCAGGGCACAGGAGAAAAGCGCCAATACATTCGTATCGTGCAGCATGAACCTATGACCGAGAAGCAACTGCAAGAGAAAATCCAGAGCCGTTGCTCACTCACCAAGGGAGATGTGGCTGCGGTGTTGGCAGAGCTTCATGACCTTTTGGTGGAAGAATTCTCCATGGGACGCCGCTTTTACATCCCAGAAATAGGCTACTTCTCCATGTCGGCTAGCCTAGAGATGCCAGAGGAGAATCCAGACAAGAAGATTACGGGCAAGGAAGTACGCATCACCGGCATCAACTTCCGACCAGAAGGTAAGCTAATGGAGGAAGTACAGCGCAACGTCCATTTCGTCCGCTCCCGCTATTCCAACCAATCTACAAAATACTCCGAGGAAAAGATGTTAGAGAATATCAAGGAGTATCTTCAAAAGAATCGTTACATCACCACTCGCATCATGCGCATCCACTTCGGCTTGACTCCTTACATGGCACAGAAGTGGCTCACTCATTTCTGCGAGAAGGGTATCATGGTGAAGGAAGGAACACCCCATGCGCCTATCTATTTTCTAAAGTAACAAAGGCAGCTTTTTCCATTCTCCTTTCACCATAAACAAAAGAAATAAGAATGAAATTAGGATTCATAAACTTCAGCACAGAGGAACAACTTAAAATGCACCAAGTAATGCAAGCCATCCAAGAGCATCAAGCAATTGACGAACTTGGACTGGGGCGCATTCGCGATGCCTTTTCCAACAAGTTGTTTCCTGGAATCTCTACTTTACATAATAGAGCAAAATACTATGCCATACTCCCTTCTCTTTTTTTGGAAGCAGAGAAAGGAACATACAAAAGTGCAAACGAAGTAAGAGCCAAGGTATTGAATCTGGAGATAGAATTGACTCGTCAACTATTGCGAGGTACAGAACCAGCCAACAACTGGGGAATAACAGGAAGTAGTGTAATCGATGCGGCAGAAGCCGAGAATAGTTTCTCTATAAAAGTGCCGATAGTGGTGCCAAAAGTCGTTTTTTAAAGCACTTTTGGCACCACTATCGGCACTTTTTCCATTGATTTTATCCAATCAATTGGACAAAAAGAGAATCAACCTCTCTGATACTAACAATGGAATCATGAAATAAAAGGGGAAAGTGCCAAATCACTTTCCCTCTTTCTCCTCCATCCATTCTTCCAACACCTTGCAATATTCATCGTTTTGCTCGGCAAATGGCATGTGTCGGGCTCCTACGAAGAGATGCCACTTGGAATCTTGGATACCATCATAAAGTGTCTTTGCTACCAATGGAGTACAGAGGTCGTTGGTGCCACTCATCACCAAGCAAGGCACTTGGATATCGCCCAGACAGTCGGTGTAATCATAATCACGGAGCGTACCAGTAGGGGTGTATTCATTTGGTCCCCATCCATAGAGATAAGCCTCAGCACCTGCACGCTTCTTTCGGCGAAGGCACTCTGGGCTGTCTTCCGTTACCTCTCCTGCACAATGCAAGAGCATGAAGTGCTCATTCGCCTTGGCATACGCCTCGCTCGAAAAGTCATCCTTCGCCTCAGCCTCAGCGATGGCACGCTGGTCTTCCTCCGACATAAACTTAATCATGCGATGTTGCTCACTTGCCCAAAGCTTGCTGCTCGAAAGAGTGCTGCTGAGGATGGCTGACTTCACGCCCTTTGCTTGCTTCTCTATCAGATAAATGATGGCGAGCATGCCACCCCACGACTGTCCCAAGAGATGAAAATGGTCGATGTGGAGATAGTCGATGAGCACACAGAGTTCGTTGAGCCAAGTCTCAGGAGTCCAGAGTTCGGGATGTCCCTCCACAAATGAGTTGCCACAGCCCAACTGGTCGTACATGATGACAGCTCTACCTGATTCCGCTACCCTATCCAATAGCTCGAAATAGTTGTGGGTACTGCCTGGTCCACCATGCAAGAGGATGATAGGGCTCTTGCCCTCCTCTGTTTTACCTACGATACGATAATATGTTTGATAGCCCATGAAGGGCATATATCCTTCCT includes these proteins:
- a CDS encoding HU family DNA-binding protein, translating into MELKYDIYMLNNAQGTGEKRQYIRIVQHEPMTEKQLQEKIQSRCSLTKGDVAAVLAELHDLLVEEFSMGRRFYIPEIGYFSMSASLEMPEENPDKKITGKEVRITGINFRPEGKLMEEVQRNVHFVRSRYSNQSTKYSEEKMLENIKEYLQKNRYITTRIMRIHFGLTPYMAQKWLTHFCEKGIMVKEGTPHAPIYFLK
- a CDS encoding RNA polymerase sigma factor — protein: MNIDNPKLIKQLESLVDNRQDWLFRFAYIRIGQREDAEDIVQEVLLAAFKKLKEGQQVEELDRYIIRSVSNACRDYLRKKRPQIIAINEAASIPNSNGDKQIHEEFLRISKLLEDIPQEQAEIVRMKCYDNLTFREIAELEEIPEATVKSRYRYAIQHIQQRLRKEKSI
- the pepI gene encoding proline iminopeptidase; protein product: MEIKEGYMPFMGYQTYYRIVGKTEEGKSPIILLHGGPGSTHNYFELLDRVAESGRAVIMYDQLGCGNSFVEGHPELWTPETWLNELCVLIDYLHIDHFHLLGQSWGGMLAIIYLIEKQAKGVKSAILSSTLSSSKLWASEQHRMIKFMSEEDQRAIAEAEAKDDFSSEAYAKANEHFMLLHCAGEVTEDSPECLRRKKRAGAEAYLYGWGPNEYTPTGTLRDYDYTDCLGDIQVPCLVMSGTNDLCTPLVAKTLYDGIQDSKWHLFVGARHMPFAEQNDEYCKVLEEWMEEKEGK
- a CDS encoding DUF6361 family protein: MKLGFINFSTEEQLKMHQVMQAIQEHQAIDELGLGRIRDAFSNKLFPGISTLHNRAKYYAILPSLFLEAEKGTYKSANEVRAKVLNLEIELTRQLLRGTEPANNWGITGSSVIDAAEAENSFSIKVPIVVPKVVF